In the Salmo trutta chromosome 33, fSalTru1.1, whole genome shotgun sequence genome, one interval contains:
- the LOC115172713 gene encoding chloride intracellular channel protein 4 produces the protein MSLSVPHNGIKADNEPVIELFVKAGSDGESIGNCPFSQRLFMILWLKGVVFNVTTVDLKRKPADLQNLAPGTHPPFITFNGEVKTDVNKIEEFLEDVLSPPKFTKLSARHPESNTAGMDIFAKFSAFIKNSKPNANEGLERGLLKTLQKLDEYLRAPLPDEIDHNSIEDVKISTRKFLDGDNMTLADCNLLPKLHIVKVVTKKYRGFDIPKDMTGIWQYLQNAYTHEEFTNTCPSDREIEIAYQDVAKRLIK, from the exons gcggGAAGTGATGGCGAGAGCATTGGGAACTGCCCGTTCTCCCAGAGACTCTTCATGATCCTGTGGCTGAAGGGAGTGGTCTTCAACGTCACCACAGTGGACCTGAAGAG GAAGCCTGCAGACCTCCAGAACCTGGCCCCAGGCACACACCCTCCCTTCATCACCTTCAACGGGGAGGTCAAGACAGACGTCAACAAGATAGAGGAGTTCTTGGAGGATGTCCTCAGCCCACCCAA gttcacCAAGCTTAGTGCCAGACACCCTGAGTCCAACACAGCTGGGATGGACATCTTTGCCAAGTTCTCAGCCTTCATAAAAAACTCAAAACCCAATGCCAACGAAG GTCTGGAGCGTGGGCTGTTGAAGACCCTGCAGAAGCTGGATGAGTACCTGCGTGCCCCACTGCCTGACGAGATCGACCACAACAGCATTGAGGATGTCAAGATCTCCACTCGCAAGTTCCTGGATGGTGACAACATGACACTGGCTGACTGCAACCTCCTTCCCAAGCTGCACATCGTCAAG GTGGTGACCAAGAAGTACAGAGGCTTTGACATCCCCAAGGACATGACGGGTATCTGGCAGTACCTGCAGAACGCCTACACACACGAGGAGTTCACCAACACCTGCCCCAGTGACAGAGAGATCGAGATCGCCTACCAAGACGTGGCCAAGAGGCTGATCAAATAg